The nucleotide window AATGGCGGTCATGGCAATACGGCCAGTGAAGGCCCGCCTTCCCTTGCTGATGATTGTAAATCCCGATTTCCCGGGGTGTTGCTGTGCCTTTTTATCAAAAAGCCGACCTGTTGGGGTGGTTTCATGGTCTGCAAAGGCTGTTGAAGGCGTTCGCTGGACATCTTTGGGCAATGTCGTCGCACAGCCTGTTAGCATTATAACAATCGTAAGGAAAACCAGCGCAAATCCCAAAAAATTTGCAGCTACGGCTGGTTTTCCATGTAAACAAAAGGCTTTTCTTTGATAAACAGGCGAATCGCAGTCGGTTTTTTCTATTAATCGATTGTACTTCATGTTTCTTATTCCTTCTGGTCCCCTTTCCATCAATTGCAATCGCGTCCCCTAAACGAAATGATAAAACACGCCGTCGAGCCAAAAAGCAGTACCAATCCCGAAAAACCTTTGCAGGGTGTTTGGCACCCCATAATATCCTAATGAATTTAACTCGACTTAATAAAAGTAGTCTCTGGATACATGAATCACAATAGGTAATCAACCGGTATTCCTAATTTTGGCCAACTCATGCAGTATTTATGCAGCTAATTGCTCGAGGCCCCGATTGCATAATACACATAATACATGAGCTAATATAATAAATTTAGGCTTACCTGAAATTGTAGATTCCGTGCCTGCTTCCACATTTCTTAAACGTGACTGATTCATTGCAAATTTCATCTGACAATCCCTACTTTTCAGTTTTCGAAATTGAGATGTGAATTTCGTAGAAATAAAAACCGAAGCAAAACCATTAGATTTTGCTCCGGTCATTAAATTGTTCTCCCATTAAGATGAGTTAGTCTTCCAATTGTTCCAGAAATTGATCGACAGAAAGGGTCTGACCCAGTAGCGGAAAAATTTTCGCTTCCGCGTGATTTTGCTCTTCTTCTGAGGTAGCCGCAGTGGCATCTTTCATTATGGTAACACCATAGCCCTTGTCATAAGCGGTGCGCGCGGTACTCTCAACACAAAAATTTGTCAAAAAACCACCAATTACAACGTTTTTAATTTTGCCTTCCTGCAACAGTTCGTCCAAGTTGGTTTTATTAAATCCGCACAAGGTGCACTTGCCGCCAACGATCTCATCCCCTTCCTGCGGCTTTAATTCGTCAATAATCTCAGCACCCCAGGTTCCTTCACGAAAGGCATCGTTATCTGCCACGGCTTTGACAATACCCTGCATTTGATGATCATCGAAATATTTTTCATTAAATACAAATGGTGAATGGATAACCAAAGCGCCTTTTCTACGTGCTCCCTCGGCCAGTTTTGCCGCGTTTGGTATCGTGTTCTGACGGGCAATTTCTGTCTTTACGCCGTCATGCAGTTTACCCCCTTCCTTGCAGAATTCGTTTTGAAATTCGATTAAAACGATTGCTGTTTCTTTTGCCTTCATTTTTTCCTCCTTTCAATCACCTTTGCGGCTAAAATAAAGATTTACCAGCGCAAGCAGAGACGTGCCCACGATCAGCAAAAAAGAAATCGCATTGATCACCGGTGTGCTGCCGTCTCTGACCTGCAGGTATAAGTTAATCGGTAGAGTTGCCTCGTAGCCCACCAGAAAGAGGGTGGTATTAAAATTTTCAAAAGACATCAGAAACGCCACCGCGCCCGCTCCGATAAGTGCCGGTCTTAAAAATTTTAAGGTGATGTGCCAGATGACCTCGAATCGATTGGCACCCAGATTCATGGCTGCCTCTTCCAGGGTGCGGTCAAACTTGCGCAGACGGGCCGAAACCACCAGCGTCACCAGGGTGGCAATAAAGGAAAACTGTCCCAGCACTACCAGCCAGAAGCCGGGACGAAACAATTCCACATCTATATTCCAACTATCTTCAAAATGGGTCCCCAGTGTATTGCTGAACAACAGGATCGATATCCCCAGGATCACACCCGGGATAACCA belongs to Desulfobacterales bacterium and includes:
- a CDS encoding cysteine hydrolase → MKAKETAIVLIEFQNEFCKEGGKLHDGVKTEIARQNTIPNAAKLAEGARRKGALVIHSPFVFNEKYFDDHQMQGIVKAVADNDAFREGTWGAEIIDELKPQEGDEIVGGKCTLCGFNKTNLDELLQEGKIKNVVIGGFLTNFCVESTARTAYDKGYGVTIMKDATAATSEEEQNHAEAKIFPLLGQTLSVDQFLEQLED
- a CDS encoding ABC transporter permease; the encoded protein is MIRTLPTSKTYNRCFKLYVVLYFIFLFAPLLVTCVLAFNDSQFPSLPWKGFTLEWFTADLPQRVGIFHDQINLDSIWVSFRVAFFVTLLSLAVGTCAAFLFEQEDFRFKQGLYFLMLAPLVIPGVILGISILLFSNTLGTHFEDSWNIDVELFRPGFWLVVLGQFSFIATLVTLVVSARLRKFDRTLEEAAMNLGANRFEVIWHITLKFLRPALIGAGAVAFLMSFENFNTTLFLVGYEATLPINLYLQVRDGSTPVINAISFLLIVGTSLLALVNLYFSRKGD